A window of Paenibacillus polygoni contains these coding sequences:
- a CDS encoding GNAT family N-acetyltransferase — protein MKLTIRKRTEDDINQFITWTYDGIYSFYDNNIQQEKIDGFKHSIHSERAFSVFDDKENLIGNCEFFDISDGGVEILAVGVQMKPSMTGQGYGSIFIKAVIEQGRELLKFNHLELCVVDFNKRAIRTYEKEGFRKKDEFLNVIRGNTYNFIIMEKDWN, from the coding sequence ATGAAACTTACAATTAGGAAAAGAACAGAAGATGATATCAATCAGTTCATTACTTGGACTTATGATGGGATATATTCTTTTTATGATAACAATATCCAGCAAGAAAAGATTGATGGATTTAAACATAGTATCCATTCAGAAAGGGCATTTTCGGTATTTGATGATAAAGAAAATTTAATTGGGAACTGTGAGTTTTTTGATATAAGTGATGGTGGGGTAGAAATATTAGCAGTTGGAGTACAAATGAAACCTTCAATGACAGGACAAGGTTACGGTTCGATATTTATTAAAGCAGTTATTGAACAAGGAAGGGAATTATTAAAGTTTAATCATTTGGAATTGTGTGTAGTGGATTTTAATAAAAGGGCAATAAGAACATATGAAAAAGAAGGTTTTAGAAAGAAAGATGAATTTCTAAATGTAATCAGAGGCAATACGTACAATTTTATAATTATGGAAAAAGATTGGAATTAA
- a CDS encoding GNAT family N-acetyltransferase, translated as MKLKGNRVTLSSVTNEDLDFLCELECNEDVWLYEEFVENDHNIIKSKYLEQMNSNTHVDFIMTIEADNEIKRSGLVQVWSYVAHRSSWELGLGILPEYQGYAYGYEAAKLMFDYVFKELEARKIVGMCNSLNQKSINLMEKLKMTREGTFKQELKWNDEWHDQHFYSILVSEWTNVIRN; from the coding sequence ATGAAACTTAAGGGGAATAGGGTTACTCTTTCAAGTGTTACAAATGAAGATCTTGATTTCTTATGTGAATTAGAATGCAATGAAGACGTTTGGCTTTATGAAGAGTTTGTGGAGAACGATCATAATATTATTAAATCAAAGTATCTAGAACAAATGAATTCAAATACTCACGTTGATTTTATCATGACAATAGAAGCAGACAACGAAATAAAGCGAAGTGGATTGGTTCAGGTTTGGAGTTATGTAGCTCATAGAAGCAGCTGGGAACTTGGTTTAGGCATCCTGCCAGAGTATCAAGGATATGCGTATGGATATGAAGCGGCTAAGCTCATGTTTGATTATGTATTTAAGGAACTAGAAGCTCGTAAAATAGTAGGTATGTGTAATAGTCTTAATCAAAAATCGATCAACCTCATGGAGAAATTAAAGATGACGAGAGAGGGTACATTCAAACAAGAATTAAAATGGAATGATGAGTGGCATGATCAGCATTTTTATTCAATTTTGGTTAGTGAATGGACTAACGTCATAAGAAATTAG
- a CDS encoding ATP-binding protein — MKNRIHIFGASGSGTSTLGQELSKRLPHVNFDSDDYLWIEKFTEQRKPPERLHSLTQDLSEYNQWILSGAICGWGNALKSNFDLVIFLYVPKEIRLQRLREREIHRYGKDVLPGGCMYEQSKTFLEWASLYDEAGLEVRSKKLHEKWMSDLTCPVLRIEGNNSISERVNLVLEYLNNNK, encoded by the coding sequence ATGAAGAATCGTATACATATTTTTGGTGCATCTGGGTCAGGAACATCAACATTAGGACAAGAATTATCAAAGCGGCTTCCACATGTCAACTTTGATAGTGATGATTATCTTTGGATCGAGAAATTTACTGAACAAAGAAAACCACCGGAAAGATTACACTCACTAACTCAAGATCTATCTGAGTATAATCAGTGGATTTTATCAGGTGCGATATGTGGTTGGGGAAACGCCTTGAAATCAAATTTCGATTTAGTAATTTTTCTCTATGTGCCTAAAGAAATCAGACTTCAAAGACTAAGGGAAAGAGAAATACATAGATATGGTAAAGATGTCTTACCTGGAGGATGTATGTACGAACAATCAAAGACTTTCTTAGAGTGGGCTTCCTTATATGATGAGGCTGGGTTAGAGGTAAGAAGTAAGAAGCTGCATGAAAAGTGGATGTCAGATTTAACTTGCCCCGTTCTAAGGATAGAAGGTAATAACTCTATTAGTGAGAGAGTAAACCTTGTTTTAGAATATTTGAATAATAACAAATGA
- a CDS encoding GNAT family N-acetyltransferase has protein sequence MDILLERVSEDQLMSLKNLFVLAAYDLTEFNNTDIGEDGLFQVTFNFMDWYSEPNYHMYFIRSDRSLAGFVIVKKIQEEKIYYLNHFFILRKYRALKIGQQAAFKAFDSFKGHWRVSEFDWNVPAQIFWKKVVSRYTSNQFIETRRKDNKGPAQEFTNQVR, from the coding sequence ATGGATATATTGCTTGAAAGAGTTTCGGAAGATCAATTGATGTCATTAAAGAATTTGTTTGTACTTGCTGCATATGATCTAACTGAGTTTAATAACACTGACATCGGGGAAGATGGACTTTTCCAAGTTACATTTAATTTTATGGATTGGTATAGTGAGCCGAATTACCATATGTATTTTATCCGATCAGATCGATCATTGGCTGGATTCGTAATCGTGAAGAAGATACAAGAAGAAAAAATATATTATTTAAATCATTTCTTTATACTTCGAAAATACCGGGCGTTAAAGATCGGGCAGCAGGCTGCATTCAAGGCATTTGATTCATTCAAAGGACATTGGCGAGTGAGTGAATTTGATTGGAATGTACCGGCACAGATTTTCTGGAAGAAAGTTGTGAGTCGTTATACGAGTAATCAATTTATAGAAACAAGAAGAAAAGATAACAAGGGACCAGCCCAAGAATTTACTAACCAAGTGCGTTAG
- a CDS encoding AraC family transcriptional regulator codes for MDWLQRMNHAIDYIEENLESDIDYDQIAKIALCSVYQFQRMFSFVLEVPLAEYIRRRRLTLAALDLQNRQNKVTDVALKYGYKTPESFSRAFQNMHNLTPTSARNTGCQLKAYPRLSFQLILKGAVGMHYRIEKRDAFQVYGLEDIYNYDNIANQQGESIPEVWQNINKNGELDRLLQTVPGDWQHEGNFNKELGAVFAFDSYKFTSNTTFPYLIGCYRSENSKVDGYTIVDVPASTWVVFSTLSDENESGRYDLSTLKNKIFSEWLQTSKLNILDGGNFEMYCTNKDGYEYCELWYRIESNSE; via the coding sequence GTGGATTGGCTCCAGCGTATGAACCATGCTATTGACTACATTGAAGAAAACTTAGAAAGCGATATTGATTATGATCAGATTGCAAAAATTGCTTTATGTTCGGTTTATCAATTTCAACGGATGTTTTCATTTGTACTTGAAGTTCCTTTAGCAGAATACATTAGGCGCCGAAGACTTACACTTGCTGCCTTAGATTTGCAAAACAGACAGAATAAAGTGACAGATGTAGCTTTGAAATATGGATACAAAACTCCAGAATCATTTTCTCGAGCATTTCAAAATATGCATAACTTGACTCCTACATCAGCGCGCAATACCGGTTGTCAGTTAAAAGCCTATCCTCGACTCTCCTTTCAACTTATATTAAAAGGAGCTGTTGGGATGCATTATCGGATTGAGAAACGAGACGCTTTTCAAGTTTATGGGTTAGAAGATATATACAACTATGATAATATTGCGAATCAACAAGGAGAATCGATCCCTGAAGTCTGGCAAAACATAAACAAGAATGGTGAGCTCGATCGATTACTCCAGACGGTACCTGGAGATTGGCAGCACGAAGGCAATTTCAACAAAGAACTTGGAGCTGTTTTTGCATTCGATTCTTATAAGTTCACAAGCAATACGACTTTTCCTTATCTTATCGGGTGTTATCGATCGGAGAATAGCAAAGTTGATGGATATACCATTGTTGATGTTCCAGCATCTACTTGGGTAGTATTTTCAACATTAAGTGATGAGAATGAGAGTGGAAGATATGATTTGAGTACTTTAAAAAACAAAATATTTTCGGAGTGGTTACAAACATCAAAACTCAACATTTTAGATGGTGGAAATTTCGAAATGTATTGTACTAACAAGGACGGTTATGAGTACTGTGAACTATGGTATCGAATTGAGAGCAACAGTGAATAA
- a CDS encoding class I SAM-dependent methyltransferase — MQKEMSAINREQWNHERYQAWINRFGSIEQEAKRIMDDPKKRIKILADYIGDVRGKRVLNLLGSNGTKAISIALMGAKEVKVVDISPENARFGMDLARACNVEINYIVSDVMDLKVEELGEFDLIFIEMGVLHYIYNIEELFKIVNKLLCKGGRFVLREYHPVLWKLLKEVDGQYIASGNYFEQDVVGEEMKLRRWILGEVITSIVNAGLTIKALHEESGEIQRWIFKDLPEGIEDRIPGIYAVIATKE, encoded by the coding sequence ATGCAAAAAGAAATGAGTGCTATAAATCGAGAGCAATGGAATCATGAGCGATATCAAGCTTGGATAAATCGATTTGGTTCCATTGAGCAAGAAGCCAAAAGAATTATGGATGATCCAAAGAAGAGAATAAAGATTTTAGCTGATTATATTGGTGATGTCAGAGGAAAACGTGTACTAAATCTTCTCGGATCAAACGGGACAAAGGCAATATCGATTGCATTGATGGGCGCTAAAGAAGTAAAGGTTGTTGATATCTCACCAGAAAACGCAAGATTTGGAATGGACCTCGCAAGAGCTTGTAACGTTGAAATAAACTATATCGTTTCTGATGTAATGGATCTAAAAGTAGAGGAACTTGGTGAGTTTGACCTTATTTTTATTGAAATGGGAGTACTCCATTACATCTATAATATCGAAGAATTATTCAAGATAGTAAATAAATTGCTATGCAAGGGTGGTAGATTTGTACTTAGAGAATATCACCCAGTACTTTGGAAATTACTAAAAGAAGTAGACGGGCAATACATTGCTAGTGGTAATTATTTTGAACAAGATGTGGTCGGAGAAGAGATGAAGTTAAGGCGCTGGATACTTGGAGAAGTAATAACCTCGATCGTAAATGCGGGGTTGACAATCAAGGCTTTACATGAGGAATCGGGAGAAATACAGAGATGGATTTTTAAGGATCTACCAGAAGGCATAGAAGATAGAATCCCTGGAATCTATGCTGTAATTGCGACTAAAGAATAG
- a CDS encoding SunI/YnzG family protein, whose protein sequence is MLGVKVEKINDDLIIKWQLSKIEIPKSEIVNISHDDTYGGEQKDAIRIGTPYGTTDRIIIKTNSQTYILFTTNVTSLHKKISTIINL, encoded by the coding sequence ATGCTTGGAGTAAAAGTAGAAAAAATCAATGATGATCTAATTATTAAGTGGCAATTATCTAAAATAGAAATCCCCAAATCTGAAATTGTAAACATATCGCATGATGATACTTATGGAGGAGAACAAAAGGATGCTATTAGAATCGGTACTCCATACGGCACCACCGATAGAATTATAATAAAGACTAATTCCCAAACTTATATTCTATTTACAACGAATGTAACCTCATTACATAAAAAAATCAGTACGATTATAAACTTATGA
- a CDS encoding J domain-containing protein produces the protein MTDVTIRMDEIKRKLRKLKKLELKIRMNSSIQPEKKLIWDNYFGHHGANNCRAKYSLLMLASMNREEYLSVINEYLSIVYYELYKESGIIYEEGMYDPDILSKLGIPTNADENSIKKRFRELAKKYHPDTGGDASMFIELMDNYKKLMGGKS, from the coding sequence ATGACTGATGTAACTATAAGAATGGACGAGATCAAACGAAAATTGAGGAAACTTAAGAAACTGGAACTAAAAATTCGCATGAACAGTAGCATTCAGCCTGAGAAAAAACTCATTTGGGACAATTATTTTGGACATCATGGAGCAAATAACTGTAGAGCAAAATACTCATTACTTATGTTGGCTTCGATGAACCGCGAAGAATATTTGAGCGTTATTAATGAATATCTTTCAATTGTTTATTACGAACTTTATAAAGAAAGCGGAATTATTTACGAAGAAGGAATGTATGACCCGGATATACTATCAAAGCTAGGTATACCAACAAATGCGGATGAGAACAGTATCAAAAAAAGATTTCGAGAGCTGGCAAAGAAATATCATCCTGATACGGGTGGGGATGCGTCTATGTTTATTGAACTTATGGATAATTATAAAAAGTTAATGGGAGGAAAATCATGA